TACACTGGAATAAAGGAATGATAGGAGCGTTTGCTTAATTGGGAGCGGTATGAATCGAGAGGTTCCTGTACCGTTCTACGAGAGGCTTGTGGGGAAGTTCCACAGGTCGACTCACCATATTGACCACTCACATACTAAAGCCTGACACCCTTTAAACCAATAGAATCTGCGAAAGGTTGTACCAGAACATCCAGCATGAATTTTATGCCATAACTTTTAGGAAGAAAGTGTTAAAAATGTTGAAGAATTACAAGAGGAAGTGGATTAATGGATGAATGATTATAATAATGAGAACACATACAGGAAAGTATTGTTTTGGCAAGATGCCTTTACAAGCATTCTTAGATACAAAACATCTTGCGCCAGAAAAGATGTTAGATAACGCGAGTTATCGGATAAGAAAATACTCTAAGACTGCTTCAAACCCTGACTTAAACTGTAAGCCAACTCATTAACTTTTGTTTTTCCGTACACGTAAATTGAATGCAGGGCTTACAGGGTTCATAAGCATAGGCCACTATTCCGCTGATTAAATTGACAAAAAAATTCCAAGGGCTGCGATGGCGATGATGTTCGATTTGACAAGAATTTTTCAATTTATTGTTAAGGCTTTCAATAATGTCCCGTTTCCTTAATAAAATCTTATCTACCAGTGACATTAGCTTGTTTTTCATGTTTTTTCTAAACCTAATAATAATTTCTAAGCCTTTGTCATAGAGCTTGATAAATAACTGGTGTGATATATATCCTTTATCAGCAAACATTTTGCCAAAAATATTTTTAGACAGATCAGGAACAGGAATACGATCATCCACATTTCCTGGCGTTAACATATAAGCAAGTATTTCCCCTTTATCGTTAATCACTAGATGGAGTTTGAATCCATAAAAGTACCCTGTAGAGGTTTTTCCTCTTTTTGCTATTTTTTAAAAACTCTATGGGAGTGGATGCGACGAGTATGGCATACTGTCAATAGAGTAGAATCGACAAACGAAATGCCTGTACATTCTCCTAAGCAAGCCTATGAATAAACAAAAGTAGGAAACAAACATGTTTTCATTAAAGTGATGAATTTATGATAGGAAAGGATATTAGGAAAGTATTTCTTTAGGGAGGGAATAACTTGCCGGATATAGTAATCTTTAAATGTTCTAAAGCTACTTCTATGAAACATGATGACAATAGTCATCGCTTCACTTAATGTGTCCTAGACAGTACTTGACCTGACAAACATGAGTTACCTGGCAGGTACTATTTCTGTCAGTTGTAACTTATCTAACATCTTTTCTTGTGCAAGATGTTTGGCATCTAAGAATGTTTGTAAAGGCGTCTTGCCAAAACAATACTTTCCTGTATGTGTTCTCTCATTATTATACTCATTCATCCATTTATCCACATCCCCTTGTAATTCTTCAACATTTTTAAACACTTTCTTCCTAAAAGCTGTGGCATAAAATTCGTTCTGGATG
This genomic interval from Neochlamydia sp. AcF84 contains the following:
- a CDS encoding IS982 family transposase, whose translation is MINDKGEILAYMLTPGNVDDRIPVPDLSKNIFGKMFADKGYISHQLFIKLYDKGLEIIIRFRKNMKNKLMSLVDKILLRKRDIIESLNNKLKNSCQIEHHRHRSPWNFFVNLISGIVAYAYEPCKPCIQFTCTEKQKLMSWLTV